In Deinococcus gobiensis I-0, one genomic interval encodes:
- a CDS encoding beta-galactosidase has product MSSLPPSDSLPFLSLGVCDYPEHVPQPLWAGYARDQKALGLEFVRLAEFAWSRMEPRPGEYDWAWLDEAVETSAAAGLKVVLCTPTAAPPAWLVEAHPEILPVGRDGQVKSFGSRRHYDFSSAVYREHSRRITRAVAERYGRHPAVVGWQTDNEFGWGDTAQSFSPAVHAAFHAWLERRYGTVDALNAAWGNVFWSMDYSGWAQVPLPHHAVSEINPAHALDFLRFSSGEVAAFQAEQVALLREHSPGRFVTHNYMGFFSAYDHYEVSRGLDFASWDSYPTGTLQAIHEWKLLAPHFALDYARTGHPDVTAFNHDLYRGMVTPGAGQATPSFWVMEQQCGQVNWASANPLPAPGAVALWTEQAWAHGADAVSYFRWRAATVGQEVLHSGLLRHSGRPDQGHREVAALRPQALPLAPTRARVALLHDYESLWLYNLQPHSEGLNYWAQTFTYYRALRALGVDVDILHPDRDLSGYAVVVAPALTLMTPERAAHLTASAGHSRLVFGPRTAFRTAAGGTPETGQFGDLAGLIGAELSRYDSLYAGMTQDVEGEGGARHSAHAWAESYDLAGAEALWHYRGGPLDGEAAVVRHGAVTTVGAHSESLVRGVLRGALREAGVETAELPEGVRLTRRGPHTLLQNWTGESVHWQGRTLAPYSSALLPQEVMA; this is encoded by the coding sequence ATGAGTTCCCTTCCCCCTTCCGATTCCCTTCCGTTCCTGTCGCTGGGCGTCTGCGACTACCCCGAACACGTTCCCCAGCCGCTGTGGGCCGGCTACGCCCGCGACCAGAAGGCGCTGGGCCTGGAGTTCGTGCGCCTGGCCGAGTTCGCCTGGAGCCGCATGGAACCGCGCCCCGGCGAGTACGACTGGGCCTGGCTCGACGAGGCGGTCGAGACCTCGGCGGCGGCCGGGCTGAAGGTCGTGCTGTGTACCCCCACCGCCGCGCCGCCCGCCTGGCTGGTCGAGGCGCACCCCGAGATCCTGCCGGTGGGCCGCGACGGGCAGGTCAAGAGCTTCGGGTCGCGGCGGCACTACGACTTTTCCAGCGCCGTGTACCGTGAGCATTCGCGGCGCATCACGCGGGCCGTCGCGGAACGCTACGGCCGGCACCCCGCCGTCGTCGGCTGGCAGACCGACAACGAGTTCGGCTGGGGCGACACTGCCCAGAGTTTCAGCCCGGCGGTGCACGCGGCCTTCCACGCCTGGCTGGAGCGGCGCTACGGCACGGTAGACGCCCTGAACGCGGCCTGGGGCAACGTGTTCTGGAGCATGGACTACAGCGGCTGGGCACAGGTGCCCCTCCCCCACCACGCCGTCTCCGAGATCAATCCGGCGCACGCGCTGGACTTCCTGCGCTTTTCGAGCGGCGAGGTCGCCGCCTTCCAGGCCGAGCAGGTCGCCCTGCTGCGCGAGCACTCGCCGGGCCGGTTCGTCACGCACAATTACATGGGCTTTTTCAGCGCCTACGACCACTACGAGGTCTCGCGCGGGCTGGATTTCGCGAGCTGGGACAGCTACCCGACCGGCACCCTCCAGGCCATCCACGAGTGGAAGCTGCTGGCCCCGCACTTCGCCCTGGACTATGCCCGCACCGGCCACCCGGACGTCACCGCCTTCAACCACGACCTCTACCGGGGCATGGTGACCCCCGGCGCGGGGCAGGCCACCCCCAGCTTCTGGGTCATGGAGCAGCAGTGCGGACAGGTGAACTGGGCGAGCGCGAACCCGCTGCCGGCCCCCGGCGCCGTGGCCCTCTGGACCGAGCAGGCCTGGGCGCACGGCGCGGACGCGGTGAGCTACTTCCGCTGGCGGGCCGCCACGGTGGGCCAGGAGGTCCTGCACTCGGGCCTGCTGCGCCACAGCGGCCGCCCCGACCAGGGCCACCGCGAGGTCGCGGCGCTGCGGCCCCAGGCCCTTCCCCTGGCCCCCACCCGGGCGCGCGTGGCCCTGCTGCACGACTACGAGAGCCTGTGGCTCTACAACCTGCAACCCCACAGCGAGGGCCTGAACTACTGGGCGCAGACCTTCACGTACTACCGCGCGCTGCGGGCACTGGGGGTAGACGTGGACATCCTGCACCCGGACCGCGACCTGAGCGGCTACGCCGTGGTCGTGGCGCCGGCCCTCACGCTGATGACGCCGGAGCGCGCGGCGCACCTCACGGCGAGCGCCGGGCACAGCCGCCTGGTCTTCGGGCCGCGCACGGCCTTCCGGACGGCCGCCGGGGGCACGCCCGAGACGGGGCAGTTCGGAGACCTCGCCGGCCTGATCGGGGCCGAATTGAGCCGTTACGACAGCCTGTATGCCGGCATGACGCAGGACGTGGAGGGTGAGGGCGGCGCGCGGCACAGTGCCCACGCCTGGGCCGAGAGCTACGACCTCGCGGGCGCGGAGGCGCTGTGGCACTACCGGGGCGGACCACTGGACGGTGAGGCCGCCGTCGTCCGGCACGGCGCGGTGACGACCGTCGGGGCACACAGCGAGTCGCTCGTGCGCGGCGTACTGCGCGGCGCGCTGCGCGAGGCGGGCGTGGAGACGGCCGAGCTGCCCGAAGGCGTACGCCTCACGCGGCGCGGCCCGCACACCCTGCTCCAGAACTGGACCGGCGAGAGCGTGCACTGGCAGGGCCGGACCCTCGCCCCCTACAGCAGCGCCCTGCTGCCCCAGGAGGTCATGGCATGA
- a CDS encoding glycoside hydrolase family 53 protein: MKFSRKFLDPGAALALSAGLSACGHLGPAADTDPWIRGVDVSEARGAEAAGVQFRDLDGQVKPALQIVRDHRYNWVRVRLMIDPQTTDGNYGLLQDLPYVKAVMKDAQGRGLKVLLDLHYSHWWADPGNQWLPAHWKGQSDEALAKSVYDYTHDVITQLRAQGTVPDMVQIGNEINGGMLWENGRIRKDDMTAFVKLTNAGANAVRDASGGRAGMPPIMVHIAKIGDAEATVAWYRAFIAAGGWVDTIGLSYYPMWHGDFANLSKTIAALRSTFDWAKVYVAETASYWDRNQVGITEGLPSPQTPQGQLDYLRALTPAVRDAGGSGIFYWGGFWSQSSKWLTAPGWKDDDASRRSLFDDRAQATPAIDGLN; encoded by the coding sequence ATGAAGTTCTCCCGGAAGTTCCTCGACCCCGGCGCGGCCCTGGCCCTCTCCGCCGGCCTCTCGGCGTGCGGGCACCTCGGCCCGGCGGCCGACACCGACCCCTGGATTCGCGGCGTGGACGTGTCCGAGGCACGCGGGGCCGAGGCGGCGGGCGTGCAGTTCCGGGACCTGGACGGGCAGGTCAAACCGGCCCTCCAGATCGTCAGGGACCACCGGTACAACTGGGTGCGCGTGCGCCTGATGATCGACCCGCAGACGACGGACGGCAACTACGGCCTCTTGCAGGACCTCCCCTATGTCAAGGCGGTCATGAAGGACGCCCAGGGCCGGGGCCTGAAGGTGCTGCTCGACCTGCACTACTCGCACTGGTGGGCCGACCCCGGCAACCAGTGGCTGCCCGCGCACTGGAAGGGCCAGTCGGACGAGGCCCTCGCCAAGTCGGTCTACGACTACACTCACGACGTGATCACGCAGTTGCGCGCCCAGGGCACCGTGCCCGACATGGTCCAGATCGGCAACGAGATCAACGGCGGGATGCTGTGGGAAAACGGCCGCATCCGCAAGGACGACATGACCGCCTTCGTGAAGCTGACCAACGCGGGGGCGAACGCCGTGCGCGACGCCAGCGGGGGCAGGGCCGGCATGCCGCCCATCATGGTCCACATCGCCAAGATCGGGGACGCCGAGGCGACGGTCGCCTGGTACAGGGCCTTCATCGCGGCGGGCGGCTGGGTGGACACCATCGGGCTGTCGTACTACCCGATGTGGCACGGCGACTTCGCGAATCTGAGCAAGACCATCGCGGCGCTGCGCTCGACCTTCGACTGGGCGAAGGTGTACGTCGCCGAGACCGCCTCCTACTGGGACCGGAACCAGGTCGGGATCACAGAGGGTCTGCCCTCCCCGCAGACGCCGCAGGGCCAGCTCGACTACCTGCGGGCCCTCACGCCGGCCGTGCGGGACGCCGGGGGCAGCGGAATCTTCTACTGGGGCGGCTTCTGGTCCCAGAGCTCCAAATGGCTCACGGCACCTGGCTGGAAGGACGACGACGCCTCGCGCCGCTCGCTCTTCGACGACCGCGCCCAGGCCACCCCGGCCATCGACGGCCTGAACTGA
- a CDS encoding maltose ABC transporter substrate-binding protein, with protein sequence MNKLLLLLSLSLAGQAGAATLTVWNHFTGADEVAWIQAQAAAFGKATGHKVNIVSLPLDQIPDKLIQSAPRGQGPDLVVTLPQDRLGQLAASGVVEPLDRYVTSRTDLDKTAVQAMTYQGKLFGLPMFAESVALVYNKKLVPQVPNNWNDFVALAQKNTGNGRFGFMMDVGNAYASYGIFSAYGSYIFKNNGGTLNTRDIGITNAGALKAVSLLNDLRYRYGLVPEGVSSQVAKSAFVDGRLAMVLTGPWDVGDFRKAGIDYGVANLPTPPGATGKWSPFVGVQGVVLNAYSKNKAAAAQFARTLVTSTSQVSFNKAGGRIPVSLAARTQLKTDPNVAGFGRAISAGTPMPNVPQMGAIWGPWDNAVAQSVQRPKPDFAAILRDAQKAIQSGVK encoded by the coding sequence ATGAACAAGCTGCTGCTTCTGCTGTCCCTGAGCCTGGCCGGGCAGGCCGGCGCCGCCACCCTCACCGTCTGGAACCACTTCACGGGGGCCGACGAGGTCGCCTGGATTCAGGCGCAGGCCGCCGCGTTCGGCAAGGCGACCGGCCACAAGGTCAACATCGTGAGCCTGCCGCTCGACCAGATTCCCGACAAGCTCATCCAGAGCGCGCCGCGCGGCCAGGGCCCGGACCTGGTGGTCACGCTGCCGCAGGACCGCCTCGGGCAGCTCGCCGCCTCGGGGGTGGTGGAGCCGCTCGACCGCTACGTCACGAGCAGGACCGACCTCGACAAGACGGCCGTGCAGGCCATGACCTATCAGGGCAAACTGTTCGGGCTGCCGATGTTCGCCGAGTCAGTCGCGCTCGTCTACAACAAGAAGCTCGTGCCTCAGGTGCCGAACAACTGGAACGATTTCGTGGCGCTGGCCCAGAAGAACACCGGCAACGGCCGCTTCGGCTTCATGATGGACGTGGGCAACGCTTATGCGAGCTACGGCATCTTCAGCGCCTACGGCAGCTACATCTTCAAGAACAACGGCGGCACGCTGAATACCAGAGACATCGGCATCACCAACGCGGGCGCGCTGAAGGCCGTCTCGCTGCTCAACGACCTGCGCTACAGGTACGGCCTCGTGCCCGAGGGGGTGTCCTCGCAGGTCGCCAAGAGCGCCTTCGTGGACGGCCGACTGGCGATGGTCCTCACCGGTCCCTGGGATGTGGGCGACTTCAGGAAAGCGGGCATCGACTACGGCGTCGCCAACCTGCCCACCCCTCCCGGCGCGACCGGCAAATGGAGCCCCTTCGTGGGGGTGCAGGGCGTGGTCCTGAACGCCTACAGCAAGAACAAGGCGGCGGCCGCTCAGTTCGCCCGGACGCTGGTCACGAGCACGTCCCAGGTGTCCTTCAACAAGGCGGGCGGACGCATTCCGGTCAGCCTCGCGGCCCGGACGCAACTCAAGACCGACCCCAACGTGGCAGGTTTCGGACGCGCCATCTCGGCCGGCACGCCGATGCCCAACGTGCCGCAGATGGGCGCCATCTGGGGCCCCTGGGACAATGCCGTGGCCCAGAGTGTGCAGCGCCCCAAACCCGACTTCGCCGCCATCCTGCGCGACGCCCAGAAGGCCATCCAGAGCGGCGTGAAGTAG